A single region of the candidate division KSB1 bacterium genome encodes:
- the tsf gene encoding translation elongation factor Ts: MSANISAEVVKNLRERTGAAMMDCKKALLETGGDMDKAVEWLRKKGISSAEKKVGRATNEGLIEAYIHPGSRLGVLIEVNCETDFVAKTPDFRALVKDLAMQIAATNPRTVSREELPAEQIEKELEIYRTQARNEKKPENMVDRIAQGKLEKFYQEAVLLEQSFIKDQNRTVKQVITDVIAKLGENISVKRFVRFQLGA, from the coding sequence ATGTCTGCAAATATATCTGCTGAAGTCGTAAAAAATTTGCGCGAACGCACGGGTGCCGCCATGATGGATTGTAAAAAAGCCCTGCTTGAAACCGGCGGCGATATGGACAAGGCGGTGGAGTGGCTGCGCAAAAAAGGCATTTCCAGCGCCGAAAAAAAAGTCGGTCGCGCCACGAATGAAGGCTTGATCGAGGCCTATATTCATCCCGGCAGCCGTCTCGGCGTGTTGATCGAGGTGAATTGCGAAACCGATTTTGTGGCGAAGACGCCGGATTTTCGCGCGCTGGTGAAAGATTTGGCCATGCAAATTGCGGCCACCAATCCACGCACCGTGAGCCGCGAGGAATTGCCGGCGGAGCAAATCGAAAAAGAACTGGAGATTTACCGCACGCAAGCCCGCAACGAGAAGAAGCCGGAAAACATGGTCGATCGCATCGCCCAAGGCAAGCTCGAAAAATTTTATCAAGAAGCGGTTTTGCTCGAGCAGAGTTTCATCAAGGACCAAAATCGCACGGTGAAGCAAGTCATCACCGACGTTATCGCCAAGCTCGGCGAAAATATCAGTGTTAAACGTTTTGTTCGTTTTCAACTCGGCGCTTAA
- the rpsB gene encoding 30S ribosomal protein S2, giving the protein MINVTLQNLLEAGTHFGHLTRRWNPKMKRYIFMERNGIHIIDLKKSLECLQIAYNAMVEAVRSGEKVLFVGTKKQAKDIIKAEAERCHMYFVNDRWLGGMLTNFSTIKKSIKRLKNIEKMSADGTYDKITKKEILSLEREREKLEKTLGGIREMNRLPGALFVVDTIKESIAVAEASRLGIKIFAIADTNSDPDVVDYPIPGNDDAFRSITVITRAMSDAVLEGLSGLQPGAEAKEVDEEEPSVADYSEEELEEEKKA; this is encoded by the coding sequence ATGATCAATGTCACTTTGCAAAATCTGTTGGAGGCCGGAACCCATTTCGGCCACCTGACGCGCCGTTGGAACCCGAAGATGAAACGATACATCTTCATGGAGCGCAACGGCATTCATATCATCGATCTGAAGAAATCTCTAGAGTGTCTGCAGATCGCTTACAATGCCATGGTGGAGGCCGTTCGTTCCGGCGAGAAAGTTCTCTTTGTCGGCACAAAGAAACAAGCCAAGGATATCATCAAAGCCGAGGCCGAGCGCTGCCACATGTATTTTGTCAACGACCGCTGGCTCGGCGGCATGTTGACGAACTTCAGCACCATCAAGAAAAGCATCAAGCGGCTCAAGAATATTGAAAAAATGAGCGCCGATGGCACTTATGACAAAATCACCAAAAAGGAAATTTTGTCGCTGGAGCGCGAGCGCGAGAAACTCGAAAAAACTCTGGGCGGCATTCGCGAGATGAACCGTTTGCCCGGGGCGCTGTTCGTCGTAGACACCATCAAGGAGTCCATCGCCGTGGCAGAAGCCTCCCGCCTGGGCATTAAAATTTTTGCCATTGCCGACACCAATTCCGATCCCGACGTCGTGGACTATCCGATTCCCGGCAACGACGACGCGTTTCGCAGTATCACGGTGATCACGCGCGCGATGTCCGACGCGGTGCTCGAAGGCTTGAGCGGCTTGCAGCCCGGCGCGGAAGCCAAGGAAGTGGATGAAGAAGAACCGTCGGTGGCCGACTATTCTGAAGAAGAGCTTGAAGAAGAAAAGAAAGCGTAA
- the rpsI gene encoding 30S ribosomal protein S9: MRVASFDAVGRRKLSTARVRLLPGEGKVVVNKQPLLDYFKRETLKMIIEQPLQVTETLGRYDVYANVIGGGLSGQAGAMRLGIARALLKVNDEFRKKLKVAGFLTRDPRMKERKKYGQKGARKRFQFSKR, from the coding sequence ATGAGAGTCGCTTCATTTGACGCGGTCGGGCGCCGCAAGCTATCAACTGCCCGTGTGCGTTTGCTGCCGGGAGAGGGTAAAGTCGTCGTGAACAAGCAACCGCTGCTGGATTATTTCAAGCGTGAAACGTTGAAAATGATCATCGAGCAGCCGCTGCAAGTCACCGAGACGCTGGGCAGATACGACGTTTACGCCAACGTCATCGGCGGCGGCTTGTCCGGGCAGGCGGGCGCCATGCGTCTGGGCATCGCGCGGGCGCTGCTGAAAGTGAATGACGAATTTCGCAAAAAACTGAAAGTCGCCGGCTTTTTGACCCGTGATCCGCGCATGAAAGAGCGCAAAAAATACGGCCAAAAAGGCGCGCGCAAGAGATTTCAATTTTCGAAACGGTAA
- the rplM gene encoding 50S ribosomal protein L13, with protein MRTYIPKPNEIERKWYVVDASGQVLGRLATKIATVLRGKNKPQFTPHLDVGDFVVVVNAEKVRVSGKKADIKTYSHYTGYPGGLKQQVFSEVQRRHPERIIEYAVWGMLPHSRLGRQQFKKLKVYRGAAHPHQAQKPEILN; from the coding sequence TTGCGTACCTACATTCCGAAACCGAATGAAATTGAGCGCAAGTGGTATGTGGTGGATGCCAGCGGGCAGGTGCTTGGTCGATTGGCGACCAAAATTGCGACCGTGTTGCGAGGCAAAAACAAACCACAATTCACGCCGCACCTGGATGTGGGCGATTTTGTCGTCGTCGTCAACGCTGAGAAAGTTCGCGTGAGCGGCAAAAAAGCCGACATCAAGACCTATTCGCATTACACCGGCTATCCCGGCGGGTTGAAGCAGCAGGTGTTCTCAGAGGTGCAGCGCCGGCATCCGGAACGAATTATCGAATATGCCGTTTGGGGCATGTTGCCGCATTCGCGCCTGGGCCGGCAGCAGTTCAAGAAGCTCAAGGTCTATCGTGGCGCGGCGCATCCGCATCAGGCGCAGAAGCCGGAAATTTTAAATTAA
- a CDS encoding ABC transporter permease — MPRIVETNLPRRLAPLLSLFILSAIIAWLSPYFLTVENLFAIGLQMSVVAIMALGQVIVIIAGGIDLSAGSVLGLSGVVACIVLRAGYPFVVAMLAALWTGLACGWLNGFFITRGKLPPFIATLGTMGIARGAALIITAGVPIFGLPASFAALGGGRLFELVPHPVVITIVVGIITHFMLAHTRLGRHAFAIGGNAEAARLAGVPVNRVKQILYTFCGTTCGLAGLILASRLNSGQPTAGAGYELDVIAACVIGGASLSGGEGTVAGALIGALIMGVLRNGCNLLDISAFWQQVAIGAIIIIAVFIDQTRRARVSG, encoded by the coding sequence ATGCCCCGCATTGTCGAAACGAATCTCCCAAGGCGCTTGGCCCCGCTCTTGAGCCTGTTCATCTTGTCTGCCATCATTGCCTGGCTCTCTCCGTATTTTCTCACCGTTGAAAATCTTTTCGCCATCGGCTTGCAAATGTCCGTCGTCGCGATCATGGCGCTCGGGCAAGTCATTGTGATCATCGCCGGCGGCATCGACCTCTCAGCCGGCTCGGTGCTCGGCCTTTCCGGCGTCGTCGCGTGCATCGTTTTGCGCGCCGGGTATCCGTTCGTCGTCGCCATGCTCGCGGCGCTGTGGACCGGTTTGGCGTGCGGCTGGCTCAACGGCTTCTTCATCACCCGCGGCAAGCTGCCGCCGTTCATTGCCACGCTGGGCACAATGGGCATTGCCCGCGGCGCAGCGTTGATTATTACCGCTGGCGTGCCGATTTTTGGCCTGCCGGCTTCGTTTGCCGCGCTCGGCGGCGGCAGGTTATTTGAGTTGGTTCCGCATCCGGTTGTCATTACGATTGTCGTGGGAATTATCACACATTTTATGTTAGCGCACACCCGCCTCGGCCGTCACGCTTTTGCCATCGGCGGCAATGCCGAAGCCGCTCGGCTGGCCGGCGTGCCGGTGAATCGCGTCAAACAAATTCTGTACACATTTTGCGGCACGACGTGCGGCCTGGCCGGATTGATTCTGGCGTCGCGTCTCAACAGCGGCCAGCCCACCGCCGGCGCCGGCTACGAGCTTGATGTGATTGCAGCGTGTGTCATCGGCGGCGCGAGCCTCTCCGGCGGCGAGGGCACGGTCGCCGGCGCGCTCATCGGCGCGTTGATCATGGGCGTGTTGCGCAACGGCTGCAACCTGCTCGATATTTCCGCGTTTTGGCAGCAAGTCGCAATTGGCGCGATCATCATCATCGCCGTGTTTATAGATCAAACGCGGCGGGCACGAGTTTCGGGTTGA